From the genome of Adhaeribacter pallidiroseus:
CGCAGGGTAAGTTGTTGCGTAATTGCCGGTACATCCCGGAGCTCGGCTCTTGGTACCACTACCATGGAAAAGAAACGCAGCTATACGAATACGATGATAAAGGTAGAGTAATCACGTACATTCAAAAAGTAGAATATCCTAATCCTAAAGTAAGTCGTACTCTTTATTATCTGCGTTATAAGTACCACGATCTGGAGAATACCACCACTATTTACTACTGCGACCCGGACGGTTCTTTTTACAGAAAAGCCGATGATTCCGGCGATTCTACCGCTACGCTGCAATATGCCGAGCAAGCTTCTTCGGCACTTACCTCGAACCAGAATTCTCAGGTAATACAAGATACTCTCCAGAATCAATATGTAATAAAAGAATACAGCCACAAGCAAAAACTTACTTACGAAAAAATTATTCAGTTAAACAAAGAAAACCAAATTACCCAGATCAAACATATTTACTACCCCGGTAAAATCACCGAAATTACGCATATCCGCTATGACCCGAATGGTAATGAAATAGAACGGATAGAATTAAATAGATCGGGTAAAATTCGGAACCGCTATTTTAATACTTTTAACCCAGAAGGTCTTCTCCTGCATACCACCTGGACGGGCCCGAAAGATGTTTTGATTCAAATTATTAAATATGAGTATGCGTTTTTTGAGTAATGCTCGGAAATAATAAACCCTAAATACTAACGAAGCTTAACTTAAACGCAGGGTTTCGCTTGCCCCGTACGAACTGCTTTTAAATTAATTTTTTTTAAATTTTACTCTCGGCCTGCCATAAGTATTGTTGCAGGCCAATTAATGTACGGGTAATTATTTGTTTTCTGGCGGGTGTAATGGCTCCAGGTCGTTCAGAATTTGCTGTAGTTGTGTAAGGGGTTGCTGGAACCGTTTCTTGTTTTCCGCCACAATGGCTGCTGCGCAAGAGGCCAGGGTAATCAGCATGCAAATAATAGCTCCTACCGGATGCGCCATAACTCCGCCTGGTAAATAAATCCGGAAGAAAACCCAGATCAGGATAGCCGAGCTGAGCGGTATAAGAACCAACTCATACCTTTTTTTAAACGTGTAAAAGCTTGATAAAAGCGCATGTTGCCGGTGGACGTATTCGTAAATGCTGAAGCCGGCGGTGTGCTTCTCGCCTAATTGTAATACGGCTAGCTGCTTAAACTTTCGCAGGAGCATAATGGTAAAGGGAACGTACAGCAGCGCACAACCAATCGCTACTCCCAGCAAGACCGTATCGGACCAATATTTTAGAGCAACGTGGGACAGCATCGCGTATACTATTATTTGTAAAACAAGCGAAGCCCAGAAGTATTGCATACTGTTGTATCGCTGCTTCCGGATGCGGGATACCATTATTTTTTGGAATGAAGCCGGATCATACGTTTCGGTTGCCGGCAGAGTCGTGTGGCTCTGGTTCCATTTATTTTTTAACTCTGTCATGTCTAACATTTTCTGTTTTGCTTAAATTATTAAGTTGTTTTTCCAATTCTTTTTTTGTTCTCACCAAACGTACACTCACATTCGAAACCGTTAATCCGGTAATCTGCGCCATTTCCTCATAACTCAAATCTTCCAGGTACAGGAGAATCAAAGCTTTATTCACGGCCGTTAAATTTCCGATGGCCCGATACAGGATTTCCAGGTGATCTTCTGAGGGCGCATAAGTGTAATCGGGTATTTGCAAATGCTTGCCCGTTAAAGCTTTTGCTTTGTTTTTCTGGTTTTTCCGCAGGCAAGTAATGGCGGTGTTCAAACAAACCTGGTACATCCAGGTAGAAAACCGGGCTTGGTGCTGAAACGAAGCGTAAGAGCGCCAAAGCTGATACATTATTTCCTGTAGTAAGTCTTCTTGCTCCTCTACAGCAGAAACATACATGCGGCAAACTTTATGGGCAATGCCTAAGTGTTGGTTAACCTCGGCCAGAAATAAAGCATCTAAGGGCGCAGTCATTGTTTAAATTTTTCTGTTTATTTCATCTATAAGTCGCAGACAGCGCTAAAAAACTACACGTAGGTATATTTTTGTATCATTTACTTATGTAATAAAAAGCCAAGGCCCTGCTTAATTGCCGTTAGAAGTTTAACGAAAGGTACACCAAATACACCGGGTGCAGGGCGTAGCGGTAGCTATGCATCTTACAGACAGAAAAGAAGCTATTTATTTAAAAAATTGTGCAGCCTTAGTCCGGGGTTGGCCGCCAACGATAGGCCTGGTCATTTACCGCACGCATGGTACATAAAATACCTTCCAGGTGATCATACTCGTGCTGAATAAGTTCCGCCAGCGCATCGGTGACAAACCACTCCTGTGGCCGGAAATTTTCGTCGAGGTATTTAAGGGTTAAGCTTTGGTGCCTTTTTACTTTCACTAATAAATTAGCAAAGCACATGCAATCGTCCCACAGTTCAAACAATTGCGGGCTTGGATCTATTATTTCGGGATTCAGAATAATGCAGGGTTTATCCAGGTTCAGGTAAATTAATCTTTTCATAATACCCAGCTGGGGAGCCGCAATGCCCCGGCCAAAATGGTATTTCGCCCGGATGGCTTCCATTACCTGGTGCAAATCGGCTACCCAGGTTTTTACAAAGGGCCGTTCGCTTTCCAGTACCGGTTCACATATTTGGTATAAGCGCGGATCGCCTAATAAAAGCAAATCCTGTAATCCTTTAGCCATATTTATATTGTGTTACGTGGGGAGTAACGAACTTTTAGTTAATTCTACGCACCATTTAATTTTAAATAACAGAGATGGAATAAACAACCCGGCATAGAATTACCGCCAGTAAAAATGCTTATTATAACCAGGATTTACACGAAAGGCTTTTAAAGCTGGTTGTAAAGACACAACCAGCGGCGCATGCCCGTTAGCAGTGTGCTCACGGATAACTTTTGCGTAAGTCTTGAAAAATGATTTTTTAAATTTATTCTATTGCCAGAAATCACCCCGGCAATTTTTATCTAATCCGGAATGGCAAAACCGGTAAACCAAACCAGAAGCTTTTTAAACAGGTTATTTACTTCAGACATTTTTAACGGGCTCTTTTCTAATTGCACCCTTTAACTTAATTTACTAATATATTTTTATAACTAGTTGTTAATTAAGTAGTTGTTCGTTAGTAGTTGTTGGTTGTTCGATTCATAAGACACTATTAGTCAATATTTTATTCTAAGTTATGCACTTAATTAATTTTGTCCGAGTACTTAATGCAATTCTGGCTCTTCTGTAAAAAACAAAGAAGTGCTTTCGTTATCTGGGATAAAAATGATAAAACGGAACGCCGAGCAGTTGTTAAAACGGGTGAACCAACTATTGAAATGGGTCAAAGCCGAAGTAGGTACGCTTACCCTGAGCTTAAAAAAGAACAATGTTATTGGATTCCCGCAGCACACAACCCACGCTGGTAAAGCTTGTAATTCTGGTAAAGAATTCCCGAAACAGGCGGCATAGGAACAGCCGCAACAGTAATTTATTTGGCTTTATGCAAATTATACTTTAGTCCAGTAGCGCGGCCATTCTTTCCCCAGGATCATAAAATTTTAAAAATTCAAAAAAAATCACTAGCATTAACTGAAAACCAGGAAGCTGCTGTTCCCGGATAAATGCCGATTTGTATATAAGCCTAGTAAGTTTTTATTAAAATGAAAAAATTGTTTTACGCCAGTGTAGTAGGTTTAATGTTGTTCGAAATTGCGAACGTATATTTTATAATGCCCATGCCGGGTAGTCAGCAAATAAACAGCATTGAACTGGCCTACCAACTTTATTCCGGGCGCTGGATCATCCGGGGCTTGTTTTTGTTAGGTATCCTGGTGAGTTTCCAAAAAGCTTGGTTCGCTTCCCGTGTTTTTACCGTACTGGCCTTGTTGGTAGTAGGCGGAATAGCCTACCTGGCTAATTTTAAGATGGCCGCCGATGCCATGTTCTTACAACCCACCCAGGTAACGATGGCACCGGCAGCTGCCAACATTGTAAAACCGGAAAGATTAGTATTGGGGGTTACAGTCGGGAACCAGGCCCGCGCTTATCCTATTCAATACCTAGGGTACCATCATCAAGTGTTGGATGCTATTCATAATAAACCCATTATGGTTACTTATTGTACCGTTTGCCGCACCGGCCGGGTATTTGAACCAACTGTAAACGGTAAACCCGAACAATTCCGGCTGGTGGGCATGGACCATTTTAACGCCATGTTCGAGGACAAAACGACCCGAAGTTGGTGGCGCCAAGCCACCGGCGAAGCTATTGCGGGCAGATTAAAAGGTCAAACGCTCCCGGAAGTTAATAGCGCGCAAGTATCCTTATCGGAATGGTTAAAGCTATACCCGCAAAGTTTAATCATGCAACCCGATAAAGCGTTTGTGGCCGAGTACGACAGTTTAAGTAATTATGAAACGGGGCGGCGCAAAGGCTCGCTTACCCGGCGCGATACGCTTTCCTGGCAACCAAAATCGTGGGTAGTGGGGGTAACTTTGGGGCCGGCAAGCAAAGCGTACGACTGGAATACCTTAATGAAAGAACGGATCATATACGACGAATTGAACCAGCAGCCCATTGTGGTTATTCTGGCACAGGATAATCAGAGCTTTACCGCACTGCAACGTACCGGCAAAAATCAAAAGTTTACTTTAACCCAAAATACGCTGACCGATGCTTTGAACCAATATAATTTACTCGGAACCGCCCTGAACCCCGTAGTACCCGCCTTGCCTAAACTTGCGGCCTACCAGGAATACTGGCACAGTTGGCAAACCTTTCACCCCAAAACTCAGAAGTATTAAAAGGCTTGACGCCCCGAGTCACATAACTTCCCGCAAGTTTTGCTTACCCGTTTTTTTTAAATTTTTATAATGCTATGCATCTGCGATTGGAAATGCTCCCGGAAAAGTACCTGCTGGGGAAGTCTTTACAAATGACTTTTGAAGAAAATAAAACCCAGGAATTATGGCGCTCCTTCTTGCCGCTTAGGCCCGAAATTAAAAATAAAGCCAACGCGGATTTATACGCTGTAGAAGAATTCGAACCTGATTTTTTTTATCGGTTTAACCCGCATCAGTTATTTACCCGGTGGGCTGCCCAGGAAGTTACCAGCTGGGAAATAATTCCTGCCGGTTTAGAAACCCTAGTGATTCCTGCCGGGCTTTATGCCGTTTTTCTTCACCGCGGCCCGGCTAGTTCCGGCGCGGCTACTTACGCGTATATATTTAACCAATGGCTCCCTCACGCTCCGTACAACCTCGATCAAAGGCCACATCTAGCTATAATGGGCGAAAAGTATAAGAACGAAGATTCTGACTCTGAAGAAGAAATCTGGATTCCCGTTAAGCCAAAATTTTGATTTAATTCCTTTTGAAAGAGTAAATCTAAAATTAAATAAATATTGGGTTTAACTTTTCTGGTTAAATAGAAAGAGAATTATAAATGCCAAACGTACCATTTAAAAATCTACCGATTAATTTGGTACGCTCCTACCCCACTGCTTTTTCTGTTACGGCTTCTACCGGAATGTTTTCTTTAGATTGGCCTACGATTAACCGGATACCCTTATCGTAGGTAAAATAACTACCCATCCAGTTTACCAGCACAAACAAGCGGTTCCGGAAACCCAGAATAGAAATCAAGTGAATAAAAGCCCAGATAAACCAAGCAATAAATCCTTGCGTTTTAAATTCTTTTTTAAAAATTTTTAAATCGGCTACGGCTTGGTTGCGGCCAATGGTAGCCATTGTGCCTTGATCGTGGTAATGGAACGGGCGCATTGCTTGGTTTTTCACCAGTTTTTTTAAATTTTGACCCAATAGCTTGCCCTGCTGCATGGCCGGTTGGGCCAGCATCGGGTGGCCTTCGGGGTGCTCCGGAGTAACTACCGCGGCAATATCACCAATGGCAAAAAGGTTTTGGTAACCCGCCACGCGATTGTACTCGTCGGTTTGCAGGCGATTGCCCCGCAAAATGCTTTCTTTCCGGATACCGGCCACGGGTGCGCCGGTTACGCCGGCCGCCCAGATTAACGTGCGGGTAATTAGTTTTTCGCCGTTATCCAAGGTTACGGTATAGCCATCGTACGCTTTCACTTTACGGTTGAATAAAATTTTAACGCCAAACTTTTCCAGATAATCCCGGGCTTTCTGCGACGCTTCCGCCGACATGCCTTTCAGCAGTATATCACCACTTTGGATTAAATAAATATCCATTTTTATAAAATCCAATTCTTTGTAATCGCGCGGAAAAACGTGTTTCCGCAATTCGCTTAAAGCCCCCGCCAGCTCTACTCCCGTAGGGCCTCCTCCTACGATCACGTAATCCATTAAACTATTGAGCTGCTCCTCGTCGTCGATCTGCAAAGCTTTTTCAAAATTGCTCAAAATTGTATTGCGTAAAGCTAAAGCATCCTGGATGTTTTTGATAGAAATGGCGTTTTTTTGCATAACCTCATCGCCATAAAAATTAGTGGTAGCGCCCGTGGCAATTACCAGGTAGTCGTAGCGCAGCAAGCCAATAGACGTTTCCACCAGTTGGTTTACCGTATCCACGGATTGCACTTCGGCTAACCGAAAGTAAAAGTTTTGCTGCTCGTCAAAAATCTTCCGGAACGGATAAATA
Proteins encoded in this window:
- a CDS encoding DUF3179 domain-containing (seleno)protein, with amino-acid sequence MKKLFYASVVGLMLFEIANVYFIMPMPGSQQINSIELAYQLYSGRWIIRGLFLLGILVSFQKAWFASRVFTVLALLVVGGIAYLANFKMAADAMFLQPTQVTMAPAAANIVKPERLVLGVTVGNQARAYPIQYLGYHHQVLDAIHNKPIMVTYCTVCRTGRVFEPTVNGKPEQFRLVGMDHFNAMFEDKTTRSWWRQATGEAIAGRLKGQTLPEVNSAQVSLSEWLKLYPQSLIMQPDKAFVAEYDSLSNYETGRRKGSLTRRDTLSWQPKSWVVGVTLGPASKAYDWNTLMKERIIYDELNQQPIVVILAQDNQSFTALQRTGKNQKFTLTQNTLTDALNQYNLLGTALNPVVPALPKLAAYQEYWHSWQTFHPKTQKY
- a CDS encoding RNA polymerase sigma factor, which encodes MTAPLDALFLAEVNQHLGIAHKVCRMYVSAVEEQEDLLQEIMYQLWRSYASFQHQARFSTWMYQVCLNTAITCLRKNQKNKAKALTGKHLQIPDYTYAPSEDHLEILYRAIGNLTAVNKALILLYLEDLSYEEMAQITGLTVSNVSVRLVRTKKELEKQLNNLSKTENVRHDRVKK
- a CDS encoding peptide deformylase — translated: MAKGLQDLLLLGDPRLYQICEPVLESERPFVKTWVADLHQVMEAIRAKYHFGRGIAAPQLGIMKRLIYLNLDKPCIILNPEIIDPSPQLFELWDDCMCFANLLVKVKRHQSLTLKYLDENFRPQEWFVTDALAELIQHEYDHLEGILCTMRAVNDQAYRWRPTPD
- a CDS encoding GyrI-like domain-containing protein, which gives rise to MHLRLEMLPEKYLLGKSLQMTFEENKTQELWRSFLPLRPEIKNKANADLYAVEEFEPDFFYRFNPHQLFTRWAAQEVTSWEIIPAGLETLVIPAGLYAVFLHRGPASSGAATYAYIFNQWLPHAPYNLDQRPHLAIMGEKYKNEDSDSEEEIWIPVKPKF
- a CDS encoding NAD(P)/FAD-dependent oxidoreductase, giving the protein MLFVRSKEIDKIKKLPLLNKGASYTLNKWNGMATSTSNTKNAKIAETGQARVIIIGGGFAGMELVKALRGADLQVILIDKQNFHTFQPLLYQVGTAAVEADSIIYPFRKIFDEQQNFYFRLAEVQSVDTVNQLVETSIGLLRYDYLVIATGATTNFYGDEVMQKNAISIKNIQDALALRNTILSNFEKALQIDDEEQLNSLMDYVIVGGGPTGVELAGALSELRKHVFPRDYKELDFIKMDIYLIQSGDILLKGMSAEASQKARDYLEKFGVKILFNRKVKAYDGYTVTLDNGEKLITRTLIWAAGVTGAPVAGIRKESILRGNRLQTDEYNRVAGYQNLFAIGDIAAVVTPEHPEGHPMLAQPAMQQGKLLGQNLKKLVKNQAMRPFHYHDQGTMATIGRNQAVADLKIFKKEFKTQGFIAWFIWAFIHLISILGFRNRLFVLVNWMGSYFTYDKGIRLIVGQSKENIPVEAVTEKAVG